In the Ursus arctos isolate Adak ecotype North America unplaced genomic scaffold, UrsArc2.0 scaffold_5, whole genome shotgun sequence genome, one interval contains:
- the GIN1 gene encoding gypsy retrotransposon integrase-like protein 1 isoform X2 — protein MMVRSGKNGDLHLKQIAYYKRTGEYHPTTLPSERSGIRRAAKKFIFKEKKLFYVGKDRKQNRLVIVSEEEKKKVLRECHENDTGAHHGISRTLTLVESNYYWTSVTNDVKQWVYACQHCQVAKNTVILAPKQHLLKVENPWSIVTVDLMGPFHASNRSHVYTLIMTDLFTKWVVILPLCDVSASEISKAIISIFFLYGPPQKIIMDQREEFIHEINVELCGLFGTKQIVISHTSQTVNPTESTPGPIKAFLSKHCADHPNNWDDHLSAISFAFNVTHLEPPKNTPYFQMFNRNPYMPETSDVLREVDGDDTSMFAKILGAIKEADKIMDNKTSSAGQMENNNPDELNKSKIIVKKKPKQLNPFHLKVGHEVLRQRKNWWKDGRFQSEWVGPCVIDYITESGCAVLRDNTGTRLKRPIKMSHLKPYVRESSEQDSLYLLQGSVVADHDYIGLPEIPVGAYQANILVEDATIGVVDNELLTSSKDRELLEFRNAKISPLIEDHSTLEKQTFSLLDSSNQVLEYLSSRIPGLLKPCTNEWPSRERWTQRALFIPVPSSLKDNPAQLLQMRCLSSSDLWNVLSSFICPSETDREGLGRGSPAFCTDILLGSLC, from the exons aaaaaaagctgttttatgttggaaaagacagaaaacaaaatcgTTTGGTAATtgtttcagaagaagaaaaaaagaaagtcctaaGAGAATGCCATGAAAATGACACTGGAGCCCATCATGGCATATCCAGGACCCTTACTCTAGTGGAATCCAATTATTATTGGACTTCTGTGACCAATGATGTCAAACAGTGG GTATATGCTTGTCAGCATTGCCAAGTGGCAAAAAATACAGTTATTCTAGCACCGAAACAACACCTTCTCAAGGTGGAGAATCCATGGAGTATAGTTACTGTTGATCTGATGGGCCCATTTCATGCAAGCAACAGAAGTCATGTTTATACTCTAATCATGACAGATTTGTTCACAAAATGGGTTGTGATTTTGCCTCTCTGTGATGTTTCAGCATCAGAAATTTCTAAAGCTATTATcagtatatttttcttatatggaCCTCCTCAGAAAATAATAATGGACCAAAGAGAAGAGTTCATTCATGAG atCAATGTTGAACTGTGTGGATTGTTTGGCACAAAGCAAATTGTAATTTCTCATACCTCCCAAACTGTTAATCCAACTGAAAGTACACCTGGCCCAATCAAGGCATTTCTTTCTAAACACTGTGCTGACCACCCGAACAACTGGGATGATCACCTATCAGCCATTTCATTTGCCTTCAATGTAACTCACCTG GAGCCTCCTAAAAATACACCGTATTTCCAAATGTTTAATCGCAACCCTTATATGCCTGAGACTTCAGATGTTCTTCGTGAAGTGGATGGTGATGATACAAGCATGTTTGCCAAAATTCTAGGTGCAATTAAAGAAGCTGATAAAATAATGGACAATAAGACAAGTTCTGCAGGACAG ATGGAGAACAACAATCCTGATGaactaaataaaagcaaaatcattgttaaaaagaaaccaaagcaattaaatccatttcatttaaaagTGGGTCATGAAGTtttaagacaaaggaaaaattgGTGGAAGGATGGTCGTTTCCAGTCTGAATGGGTTGGTCCTTGTGTCATAGACTATATTACGGAAAGTGGATGTGCTGTTCTGAGAGACAACACTGGGACTAGACTTAAAAGACCTATCAAAATGTCCCATCTTAAGCCCTATGTAAGAGAGTCCAGTGAACAAG ACAGTCTTTATCTCTTACAAGGTTCGGTAGTGGCAGATCATGACTACATCGGATTGCCTGAAATTCCAGTTGGAGCATACCAAGCAAATATTCTGGTAGAAGATGCAACTATTGGCGTAGTCGATAATGAATTACTCACATCAAGCAAAGATCGTGAACTATTAGAATTTAGAAATGCCAAAATCTCTCCATTGATAGAAGATCATAGCACTCTTGAAAAGCAGACTTTCAGTCTGTTGGACTCTTCAAACCAAGTCCTTGAATATTTAA GTTCCCGAATTCCTGGACTCCTCAAGCCCTGCACTAATGAGTGGCCAAGCAGGGAGAGATGGACTCAGAGAGCCCTCTTTATCCCAGTGCCATCTTCTCTCAAGGACAACCCAGCCCAACTCCTGCAGATGCGCTGCTTGAGCAGTTCAGACCTTTGGAATGTGCTCTCCAGCTTCATCTGCCCTTCTGAGACTGACCGGGAAGGCCTTGGAAGAGGTTCTCCAG CCTTTTGCACAGACATCTTGTTGGGATCCCTCTGTTGA
- the GIN1 gene encoding gypsy retrotransposon integrase-like protein 1 isoform X5, with amino-acid sequence MGPFHASNRSHVYTLIMTDLFTKWVVILPLCDVSASEISKAIISIFFLYGPPQKIIMDQREEFIHEINVELCGLFGTKQIVISHTSQTVNPTESTPGPIKAFLSKHCADHPNNWDDHLSAISFAFNVTHLEPPKNTPYFQMFNRNPYMPETSDVLREVDGDDTSMFAKILGAIKEADKIMDNKTSSAGQMENNNPDELNKSKIIVKKKPKQLNPFHLKVGHEVLRQRKNWWKDGRFQSEWVGPCVIDYITESGCAVLRDNTGTRLKRPIKMSHLKPYVRESSEQDSLYLLQGSVVADHDYIGLPEIPVGAYQANILVEDATIGVVDNELLTSSKDRELLEFRNAKISPLIEDHSTLEKQTFSLLDSSNQVLEYLSSRIPGLLKPCTNEWPSRERWTQRALFIPVPSSLKDNPAQLLQMRCLSSSDLWNVLSSFICPSETDREGLGRGSPGEEGHVPGLCGLLTL; translated from the exons ATGGGCCCATTTCATGCAAGCAACAGAAGTCATGTTTATACTCTAATCATGACAGATTTGTTCACAAAATGGGTTGTGATTTTGCCTCTCTGTGATGTTTCAGCATCAGAAATTTCTAAAGCTATTATcagtatatttttcttatatggaCCTCCTCAGAAAATAATAATGGACCAAAGAGAAGAGTTCATTCATGAG atCAATGTTGAACTGTGTGGATTGTTTGGCACAAAGCAAATTGTAATTTCTCATACCTCCCAAACTGTTAATCCAACTGAAAGTACACCTGGCCCAATCAAGGCATTTCTTTCTAAACACTGTGCTGACCACCCGAACAACTGGGATGATCACCTATCAGCCATTTCATTTGCCTTCAATGTAACTCACCTG GAGCCTCCTAAAAATACACCGTATTTCCAAATGTTTAATCGCAACCCTTATATGCCTGAGACTTCAGATGTTCTTCGTGAAGTGGATGGTGATGATACAAGCATGTTTGCCAAAATTCTAGGTGCAATTAAAGAAGCTGATAAAATAATGGACAATAAGACAAGTTCTGCAGGACAG ATGGAGAACAACAATCCTGATGaactaaataaaagcaaaatcattgttaaaaagaaaccaaagcaattaaatccatttcatttaaaagTGGGTCATGAAGTtttaagacaaaggaaaaattgGTGGAAGGATGGTCGTTTCCAGTCTGAATGGGTTGGTCCTTGTGTCATAGACTATATTACGGAAAGTGGATGTGCTGTTCTGAGAGACAACACTGGGACTAGACTTAAAAGACCTATCAAAATGTCCCATCTTAAGCCCTATGTAAGAGAGTCCAGTGAACAAG ACAGTCTTTATCTCTTACAAGGTTCGGTAGTGGCAGATCATGACTACATCGGATTGCCTGAAATTCCAGTTGGAGCATACCAAGCAAATATTCTGGTAGAAGATGCAACTATTGGCGTAGTCGATAATGAATTACTCACATCAAGCAAAGATCGTGAACTATTAGAATTTAGAAATGCCAAAATCTCTCCATTGATAGAAGATCATAGCACTCTTGAAAAGCAGACTTTCAGTCTGTTGGACTCTTCAAACCAAGTCCTTGAATATTTAA GTTCCCGAATTCCTGGACTCCTCAAGCCCTGCACTAATGAGTGGCCAAGCAGGGAGAGATGGACTCAGAGAGCCCTCTTTATCCCAGTGCCATCTTCTCTCAAGGACAACCCAGCCCAACTCCTGCAGATGCGCTGCTTGAGCAGTTCAGACCTTTGGAATGTGCTCTCCAGCTTCATCTGCCCTTCTGAGACTGACCGGGAAGGCCTTGGAAGAGGTTCTCCAGGTGAGGAGGGGCATgtccctgggctctgtggtcttcTCACCCTGTAG
- the GIN1 gene encoding gypsy retrotransposon integrase-like protein 1 isoform X1, protein MMVRSGKNGDLHLKQIAYYKRTGEYHPTTLPSERSGIRRAAKKFIFKEKKLFYVGKDRKQNRLVIVSEEEKKKVLRECHENDTGAHHGISRTLTLVESNYYWTSVTNDVKQWVYACQHCQVAKNTVILAPKQHLLKVENPWSIVTVDLMGPFHASNRSHVYTLIMTDLFTKWVVILPLCDVSASEISKAIISIFFLYGPPQKIIMDQREEFIHEINVELCGLFGTKQIVISHTSQTVNPTESTPGPIKAFLSKHCADHPNNWDDHLSAISFAFNVTHLEPPKNTPYFQMFNRNPYMPETSDVLREVDGDDTSMFAKILGAIKEADKIMDNKTSSAGQMENNNPDELNKSKIIVKKKPKQLNPFHLKVGHEVLRQRKNWWKDGRFQSEWVGPCVIDYITESGCAVLRDNTGTRLKRPIKMSHLKPYVRESSEQDSLYLLQGSVVADHDYIGLPEIPVGAYQANILVEDATIGVVDNELLTSSKDRELLEFRNAKISPLIEDHSTLEKQTFSLLDSSNQVLEYLSSRIPGLLKPCTNEWPSRERWTQRALFIPVPSSLKDNPAQLLQMRCLSSSDLWNVLSSFICPSETDREGLGRGSPGEEGHVPGLCGLLTL, encoded by the exons aaaaaaagctgttttatgttggaaaagacagaaaacaaaatcgTTTGGTAATtgtttcagaagaagaaaaaaagaaagtcctaaGAGAATGCCATGAAAATGACACTGGAGCCCATCATGGCATATCCAGGACCCTTACTCTAGTGGAATCCAATTATTATTGGACTTCTGTGACCAATGATGTCAAACAGTGG GTATATGCTTGTCAGCATTGCCAAGTGGCAAAAAATACAGTTATTCTAGCACCGAAACAACACCTTCTCAAGGTGGAGAATCCATGGAGTATAGTTACTGTTGATCTGATGGGCCCATTTCATGCAAGCAACAGAAGTCATGTTTATACTCTAATCATGACAGATTTGTTCACAAAATGGGTTGTGATTTTGCCTCTCTGTGATGTTTCAGCATCAGAAATTTCTAAAGCTATTATcagtatatttttcttatatggaCCTCCTCAGAAAATAATAATGGACCAAAGAGAAGAGTTCATTCATGAG atCAATGTTGAACTGTGTGGATTGTTTGGCACAAAGCAAATTGTAATTTCTCATACCTCCCAAACTGTTAATCCAACTGAAAGTACACCTGGCCCAATCAAGGCATTTCTTTCTAAACACTGTGCTGACCACCCGAACAACTGGGATGATCACCTATCAGCCATTTCATTTGCCTTCAATGTAACTCACCTG GAGCCTCCTAAAAATACACCGTATTTCCAAATGTTTAATCGCAACCCTTATATGCCTGAGACTTCAGATGTTCTTCGTGAAGTGGATGGTGATGATACAAGCATGTTTGCCAAAATTCTAGGTGCAATTAAAGAAGCTGATAAAATAATGGACAATAAGACAAGTTCTGCAGGACAG ATGGAGAACAACAATCCTGATGaactaaataaaagcaaaatcattgttaaaaagaaaccaaagcaattaaatccatttcatttaaaagTGGGTCATGAAGTtttaagacaaaggaaaaattgGTGGAAGGATGGTCGTTTCCAGTCTGAATGGGTTGGTCCTTGTGTCATAGACTATATTACGGAAAGTGGATGTGCTGTTCTGAGAGACAACACTGGGACTAGACTTAAAAGACCTATCAAAATGTCCCATCTTAAGCCCTATGTAAGAGAGTCCAGTGAACAAG ACAGTCTTTATCTCTTACAAGGTTCGGTAGTGGCAGATCATGACTACATCGGATTGCCTGAAATTCCAGTTGGAGCATACCAAGCAAATATTCTGGTAGAAGATGCAACTATTGGCGTAGTCGATAATGAATTACTCACATCAAGCAAAGATCGTGAACTATTAGAATTTAGAAATGCCAAAATCTCTCCATTGATAGAAGATCATAGCACTCTTGAAAAGCAGACTTTCAGTCTGTTGGACTCTTCAAACCAAGTCCTTGAATATTTAA GTTCCCGAATTCCTGGACTCCTCAAGCCCTGCACTAATGAGTGGCCAAGCAGGGAGAGATGGACTCAGAGAGCCCTCTTTATCCCAGTGCCATCTTCTCTCAAGGACAACCCAGCCCAACTCCTGCAGATGCGCTGCTTGAGCAGTTCAGACCTTTGGAATGTGCTCTCCAGCTTCATCTGCCCTTCTGAGACTGACCGGGAAGGCCTTGGAAGAGGTTCTCCAGGTGAGGAGGGGCATgtccctgggctctgtggtcttcTCACCCTGTAG
- the GIN1 gene encoding gypsy retrotransposon integrase-like protein 1 isoform X3 codes for MMVRSGKNGDLHLKQIAYYKRTGEYHPTTLPSERSGIRRAAKKFIFKEKKLFYVGKDRKQNRLVIVSEEEKKKVLRECHENDTGAHHGISRTLTLVESNYYWTSVTNDVKQWVYACQHCQVAKNTVILAPKQHLLKVENPWSIVTVDLMGPFHASNRSHVYTLIMTDLFTKWVVILPLCDVSASEISKAIISIFFLYGPPQKIIMDQREEFIHEINVELCGLFGTKQIVISHTSQTVNPTESTPGPIKAFLSKHCADHPNNWDDHLSAISFAFNVTHLEPPKNTPYFQMFNRNPYMPETSDVLREVDGDDTSMFAKILGAIKEADKIMDNKTSSAGQMENNNPDELNKSKIIVKKKPKQLNPFHLKVGHEVLRQRKNWWKDGRFQSEWVGPCVIDYITESGCAVLRDNTGTRLKRPIKMSHLKPYVRESSEQDSLYLLQGSVVADHDYIGLPEIPVGAYQANILVEDATIGVVDNELLTSSKDRELLEFRNAKISPLIEDHSTLEKQTFSLLDSSNQVLEYLSSRIPGLLKPCTNEWPSRERWTQRALFIPVPSSLKDNPAQLLQMRCLSSSDLWNVLSSFICPSETDREGLGRGSPGLCHGH; via the exons aaaaaaagctgttttatgttggaaaagacagaaaacaaaatcgTTTGGTAATtgtttcagaagaagaaaaaaagaaagtcctaaGAGAATGCCATGAAAATGACACTGGAGCCCATCATGGCATATCCAGGACCCTTACTCTAGTGGAATCCAATTATTATTGGACTTCTGTGACCAATGATGTCAAACAGTGG GTATATGCTTGTCAGCATTGCCAAGTGGCAAAAAATACAGTTATTCTAGCACCGAAACAACACCTTCTCAAGGTGGAGAATCCATGGAGTATAGTTACTGTTGATCTGATGGGCCCATTTCATGCAAGCAACAGAAGTCATGTTTATACTCTAATCATGACAGATTTGTTCACAAAATGGGTTGTGATTTTGCCTCTCTGTGATGTTTCAGCATCAGAAATTTCTAAAGCTATTATcagtatatttttcttatatggaCCTCCTCAGAAAATAATAATGGACCAAAGAGAAGAGTTCATTCATGAG atCAATGTTGAACTGTGTGGATTGTTTGGCACAAAGCAAATTGTAATTTCTCATACCTCCCAAACTGTTAATCCAACTGAAAGTACACCTGGCCCAATCAAGGCATTTCTTTCTAAACACTGTGCTGACCACCCGAACAACTGGGATGATCACCTATCAGCCATTTCATTTGCCTTCAATGTAACTCACCTG GAGCCTCCTAAAAATACACCGTATTTCCAAATGTTTAATCGCAACCCTTATATGCCTGAGACTTCAGATGTTCTTCGTGAAGTGGATGGTGATGATACAAGCATGTTTGCCAAAATTCTAGGTGCAATTAAAGAAGCTGATAAAATAATGGACAATAAGACAAGTTCTGCAGGACAG ATGGAGAACAACAATCCTGATGaactaaataaaagcaaaatcattgttaaaaagaaaccaaagcaattaaatccatttcatttaaaagTGGGTCATGAAGTtttaagacaaaggaaaaattgGTGGAAGGATGGTCGTTTCCAGTCTGAATGGGTTGGTCCTTGTGTCATAGACTATATTACGGAAAGTGGATGTGCTGTTCTGAGAGACAACACTGGGACTAGACTTAAAAGACCTATCAAAATGTCCCATCTTAAGCCCTATGTAAGAGAGTCCAGTGAACAAG ACAGTCTTTATCTCTTACAAGGTTCGGTAGTGGCAGATCATGACTACATCGGATTGCCTGAAATTCCAGTTGGAGCATACCAAGCAAATATTCTGGTAGAAGATGCAACTATTGGCGTAGTCGATAATGAATTACTCACATCAAGCAAAGATCGTGAACTATTAGAATTTAGAAATGCCAAAATCTCTCCATTGATAGAAGATCATAGCACTCTTGAAAAGCAGACTTTCAGTCTGTTGGACTCTTCAAACCAAGTCCTTGAATATTTAA GTTCCCGAATTCCTGGACTCCTCAAGCCCTGCACTAATGAGTGGCCAAGCAGGGAGAGATGGACTCAGAGAGCCCTCTTTATCCCAGTGCCATCTTCTCTCAAGGACAACCCAGCCCAACTCCTGCAGATGCGCTGCTTGAGCAGTTCAGACCTTTGGAATGTGCTCTCCAGCTTCATCTGCCCTTCTGAGACTGACCGGGAAGGCCTTGGAAGAGGTTCTCCAG
- the GIN1 gene encoding gypsy retrotransposon integrase-like protein 1 isoform X4: MMVRSGKNGDLHLKQIAYYKRTGEYHPTTLPSERSGIRRAAKKFIFKEKKLFYVGKDRKQNRLVIVSEEEKKKVLRECHENDTGAHHGISRTLTLVESNYYWTSVTNDVKQWVYACQHCQVAKNTVILAPKQHLLKVENPWSIVTVDLMGPFHASNRSHVYTLIMTDLFTKWVVILPLCDVSASEISKAIISIFFLYGPPQKIIMDQREEFIHEINVELCGLFGTKQIVISHTSQTVNPTESTPGPIKAFLSKHCADHPNNWDDHLSAISFAFNVTHLEPPKNTPYFQMFNRNPYMPETSDVLREVDGDDTSMFAKILGAIKEADKIMDNKTSSAGQMENNNPDELNKSKIIVKKKPKQLNPFHLKVGHEVLRQRKNWWKDGRFQSEWVGPCVIDYITESGCAVLRDNTGTRLKRPIKMSHLKPYVRESSEQDSLYLLQGSVVADHDYIGLPEIPVGAYQANILVEDATIGVVDNELLTSSKDRELLEFRNAKISPLIEDHSTLEKQTFSLLDSSNQVLEYLS, translated from the exons aaaaaaagctgttttatgttggaaaagacagaaaacaaaatcgTTTGGTAATtgtttcagaagaagaaaaaaagaaagtcctaaGAGAATGCCATGAAAATGACACTGGAGCCCATCATGGCATATCCAGGACCCTTACTCTAGTGGAATCCAATTATTATTGGACTTCTGTGACCAATGATGTCAAACAGTGG GTATATGCTTGTCAGCATTGCCAAGTGGCAAAAAATACAGTTATTCTAGCACCGAAACAACACCTTCTCAAGGTGGAGAATCCATGGAGTATAGTTACTGTTGATCTGATGGGCCCATTTCATGCAAGCAACAGAAGTCATGTTTATACTCTAATCATGACAGATTTGTTCACAAAATGGGTTGTGATTTTGCCTCTCTGTGATGTTTCAGCATCAGAAATTTCTAAAGCTATTATcagtatatttttcttatatggaCCTCCTCAGAAAATAATAATGGACCAAAGAGAAGAGTTCATTCATGAG atCAATGTTGAACTGTGTGGATTGTTTGGCACAAAGCAAATTGTAATTTCTCATACCTCCCAAACTGTTAATCCAACTGAAAGTACACCTGGCCCAATCAAGGCATTTCTTTCTAAACACTGTGCTGACCACCCGAACAACTGGGATGATCACCTATCAGCCATTTCATTTGCCTTCAATGTAACTCACCTG GAGCCTCCTAAAAATACACCGTATTTCCAAATGTTTAATCGCAACCCTTATATGCCTGAGACTTCAGATGTTCTTCGTGAAGTGGATGGTGATGATACAAGCATGTTTGCCAAAATTCTAGGTGCAATTAAAGAAGCTGATAAAATAATGGACAATAAGACAAGTTCTGCAGGACAG ATGGAGAACAACAATCCTGATGaactaaataaaagcaaaatcattgttaaaaagaaaccaaagcaattaaatccatttcatttaaaagTGGGTCATGAAGTtttaagacaaaggaaaaattgGTGGAAGGATGGTCGTTTCCAGTCTGAATGGGTTGGTCCTTGTGTCATAGACTATATTACGGAAAGTGGATGTGCTGTTCTGAGAGACAACACTGGGACTAGACTTAAAAGACCTATCAAAATGTCCCATCTTAAGCCCTATGTAAGAGAGTCCAGTGAACAAG ACAGTCTTTATCTCTTACAAGGTTCGGTAGTGGCAGATCATGACTACATCGGATTGCCTGAAATTCCAGTTGGAGCATACCAAGCAAATATTCTGGTAGAAGATGCAACTATTGGCGTAGTCGATAATGAATTACTCACATCAAGCAAAGATCGTGAACTATTAGAATTTAGAAATGCCAAAATCTCTCCATTGATAGAAGATCATAGCACTCTTGAAAAGCAGACTTTCAGTCTGTTGGACTCTTCAAACCAAGTCCTTGAATATTTAAGTTAG